Proteins from a single region of Strix uralensis isolate ZFMK-TIS-50842 chromosome 12, bStrUra1, whole genome shotgun sequence:
- the SETD6 gene encoding N-lysine methyltransferase SETD6 isoform X1, translating into MASAPKRPKAAAGSSARGKGSADPLSGFLAWCGRAGVQLSPKVRLSREGAVAGYGLLAAAELEEGEVLFSVPRSAVLSQHTSSIQALLQEAQEALQSQSGWVPLLLALLHEYTASDSPWQPYFSLWQDFRSLDHPMFWPEEERTRLLQGTGIPEAVDKDLANIHLEYSSIILPFMKAHPSIFDPKLHTLDLYKQLVAFVMAYSFQEPLEEEDEDEKGPNPPMMVPVADILNHVANHNANLEYSPQCLRMVTTQPVSKGQEIFNTYGQMANWQLLHMYGFAEPYPGNTNDTADIQMVTVRKAALQRAGGEAERQLVSEQWDFLCQLEMVGEEGAFVLGWQEVLTEEELSVTLKVLCMSEEEFKEYKEQDGWEDDSEEEENSTLSNEALSRLKAPCKKLLYDSVLLTLESYGSDLKAEQDLLNNKEAYEKLSRREQQALHVRYGQKRILHQLLELVH; encoded by the exons ATGGCGTCGGCGCCCAAGAGGCCCAAG GCGGCCGCCGGCAGCAGCGCCCGAGGGAAGGGCAGCGCCGATCCCCTCTCCGGCTTCCTGGCGTGGTGCGGGCGGGCCGGGGTGCAGCTCAGCCCCAAG gTGCGCCTGAGCAGGGAGGGGGCGGTGGCAGGATACGGCCTGTTGGCCGCCgcggagctggaggagggagaggttcTCTTCAGCGTCCCTCGCAGCGCGGTGCTGTCCCAGCACACCAGCTCCATCCAGGCCCTGCTGCAGGAAG CCCAGGAGGCCCTGCAGAGCCAGTCGGGGTGGGTGCCGctcctgctggccctgctgcacgAGTACACAGCCAGCGACTCGCCCTGGCAGCCTTATTTCTCCCTCTGGCAGGACTTCAGGAGCCTGGATCACCCCATGTTCTG GCCTGAAGAAGAGCGAACAAGGTTGCTGCAGGGCACGGGCATCCCAGAAGCCGTGGACAAGGACCTGGCTAACATCCACCTGGAGTACAGCTCCATCATCCTGCCTTTCATGAAGGCCCACCCCAGTATCTTTGACCCCAAGCTGCACACACTGGACTTGTACAAGCAGCTGGTGGCATTTGTCATGGCCTACAG CTTTCAGGAGCctttggaggaggaagatgaagatgagaAGGGGCCCAATCCTCCGATGATGGTGCCTGTAGCAGATATTTTGAATCACGTGGCCAACCACAACGCCAACCTGGAATACTCCCCT cagtgtTTACGAATGGTTACAACACAGCCCGTCAGCAAGGGCCAAGAGATCTTCAACACCTACGGGCAGATGGCCAACTGGCAGCTCCTGCACATGTACGGCTTCGCGGAGCCCTACCCCGGCAACACCAACGACACGGCCGACATCCAGATGGTGACCGTGCGCAAGGCAGCGCTGCAGC GCGCCGGAGGCGAAGCAGAGCGGCAGCTGGTCTCCGAGCAGTGGGACTTCTTGTGCCAGCTGGAGATGGTGGGGGAGGAAGGTGCCTTTGTGCTTGGCTGGCAGGAGGTGCTGACAGAGGAAGAGCTGTCCGTGACCCTGAAG GTGCTGTGCATGTCAGAAGAAGAATTCAAGGAGTATAAGGAACAAGATGGCTGGGAAGAtgacagtgaggaagaggagaactCTACCCTTTCTAACGAGGCTCTCTCCAGACTTAAAGCCCCTTGCAAGAAGCTGCTTTACGACAGTGTGCTGCTGACCCTGGAGTCCTACGGGTCAGACTTGAAAGCAGAGCAGGACTTGCTAAATAACAAAGAGGCCTATGAGAAACTGAGTCGAAGGGAGCAGCAAGCTTTGCACGTGCGCTACGGACAGAAGAGGATCTTGCATCAGCTGCTGGAGCTGGTACACTAG
- the SETD6 gene encoding N-lysine methyltransferase SETD6 isoform X2, whose translation MASAPKRPKAAAGSSARGKGSADPLSGFLAWCGRAGVQLSPKVRLSREGAVAGYGLLAAAELEEGEVLFSVPRSAVLSQHTSSIQALLQEAQEALQSQSGWVPLLLALLHEYTASDSPWQPYFSLWQDFRSLDHPMFWPEEERTRLLQGTGIPEAVDKDLANIHLEYSSIILPFMKAHPSIFDPKLHTLDLYKQLVAFVMAYSFQEPLEEEDEDEKGPNPPMMVPVADILNHVANHNANLEYSPCLRMVTTQPVSKGQEIFNTYGQMANWQLLHMYGFAEPYPGNTNDTADIQMVTVRKAALQRAGGEAERQLVSEQWDFLCQLEMVGEEGAFVLGWQEVLTEEELSVTLKVLCMSEEEFKEYKEQDGWEDDSEEEENSTLSNEALSRLKAPCKKLLYDSVLLTLESYGSDLKAEQDLLNNKEAYEKLSRREQQALHVRYGQKRILHQLLELVH comes from the exons ATGGCGTCGGCGCCCAAGAGGCCCAAG GCGGCCGCCGGCAGCAGCGCCCGAGGGAAGGGCAGCGCCGATCCCCTCTCCGGCTTCCTGGCGTGGTGCGGGCGGGCCGGGGTGCAGCTCAGCCCCAAG gTGCGCCTGAGCAGGGAGGGGGCGGTGGCAGGATACGGCCTGTTGGCCGCCgcggagctggaggagggagaggttcTCTTCAGCGTCCCTCGCAGCGCGGTGCTGTCCCAGCACACCAGCTCCATCCAGGCCCTGCTGCAGGAAG CCCAGGAGGCCCTGCAGAGCCAGTCGGGGTGGGTGCCGctcctgctggccctgctgcacgAGTACACAGCCAGCGACTCGCCCTGGCAGCCTTATTTCTCCCTCTGGCAGGACTTCAGGAGCCTGGATCACCCCATGTTCTG GCCTGAAGAAGAGCGAACAAGGTTGCTGCAGGGCACGGGCATCCCAGAAGCCGTGGACAAGGACCTGGCTAACATCCACCTGGAGTACAGCTCCATCATCCTGCCTTTCATGAAGGCCCACCCCAGTATCTTTGACCCCAAGCTGCACACACTGGACTTGTACAAGCAGCTGGTGGCATTTGTCATGGCCTACAG CTTTCAGGAGCctttggaggaggaagatgaagatgagaAGGGGCCCAATCCTCCGATGATGGTGCCTGTAGCAGATATTTTGAATCACGTGGCCAACCACAACGCCAACCTGGAATACTCCCCT tgtTTACGAATGGTTACAACACAGCCCGTCAGCAAGGGCCAAGAGATCTTCAACACCTACGGGCAGATGGCCAACTGGCAGCTCCTGCACATGTACGGCTTCGCGGAGCCCTACCCCGGCAACACCAACGACACGGCCGACATCCAGATGGTGACCGTGCGCAAGGCAGCGCTGCAGC GCGCCGGAGGCGAAGCAGAGCGGCAGCTGGTCTCCGAGCAGTGGGACTTCTTGTGCCAGCTGGAGATGGTGGGGGAGGAAGGTGCCTTTGTGCTTGGCTGGCAGGAGGTGCTGACAGAGGAAGAGCTGTCCGTGACCCTGAAG GTGCTGTGCATGTCAGAAGAAGAATTCAAGGAGTATAAGGAACAAGATGGCTGGGAAGAtgacagtgaggaagaggagaactCTACCCTTTCTAACGAGGCTCTCTCCAGACTTAAAGCCCCTTGCAAGAAGCTGCTTTACGACAGTGTGCTGCTGACCCTGGAGTCCTACGGGTCAGACTTGAAAGCAGAGCAGGACTTGCTAAATAACAAAGAGGCCTATGAGAAACTGAGTCGAAGGGAGCAGCAAGCTTTGCACGTGCGCTACGGACAGAAGAGGATCTTGCATCAGCTGCTGGAGCTGGTACACTAG
- the LOC141948920 gene encoding uncharacterized protein LOC141948920 isoform X2: MAGAPGCGEGKIAGLYDLERTLGKGHFAVVKLARHVFTGQRVAVKEQGVVKLTDFGFSNHFQPGKMLTTSCGSLAYSAPEILLGDEYDAPAVDIWSLGVILYMLVCGHPPFQEANDSETLTMIMDCRYTVPPHISAQCSDLISRMLQRDPKQRASLEQIEGHAWLQGVDPSPASRCLLPLTSHKRVSEEEHEIILQAMTCGNIADRDTIQEALEADRYNHITATYFLLAERMLREKQEKQGHRLSLVYNLAKEVQSRTNLSDTFGPVGSAGSLSPFTEVPGGLTAGSRLPPLPTGGDIGGRQPPGSLLKVPAVDTTITKSTPALQQICEEEEEEEEEEEGRPSAMERKSSSLNQEQMRAFLRSRRLPGRGEVWGPGAELGGWGGRPGAAWAGKGGTGGRGPLAMRGDGAEPPRREEDTEPGERGALSSPRSSSAGVPQVPGAETTPAAFPNPAAKSPGQGAPASPARRSVESSGLGGTEGAAESVIKLDPGKSKGGSLRDRLLQFPLCEKALAFKIRPGPKESLLSLGQFNCCHVI; encoded by the exons ATGGCCGGGGCGCCGGGCTGCGGCGAGGGGAAGATCGCGGGGCTGTACGACCTGGAGCGCACACTGGGCAAGGGCCACTTTGCGGTGGTGAAGCTGGCGCGGCACGTCTTCACCGGGCAGCGGGTGGCCGTCAAG GAACAGGGGGTGGTCAAGCTCACCGACTTCGGCTTCAGCAACCACTTCCAACCCGGCAAGATGCTCACCACCAGCTGCGGCTCGCTGGCCTACTCGGCGCCCGAGATCCTGCTCGGGGATGAGTATGACGCCCCGGCTGTCG aCATCTGGAGCCTGGGGGTCATCCTCTACATGCTGGTGTGCGGCCACCCCCCCTTCCAGGAGGCCAACGACAGCGAGACCCTCACCATGATCATGGACTGTCGCTACACCGTCCCCCCGCACATCTCGGCACAGTGCTCTGA TCTCATCTCCAGGATGCTGCAGCGGGACCCGAAGCAACGAGCTTCCCTGGAGCAGATCGAGGGCCACGCGTGGCTGCAGGGGGTGGACCCGTCCCCCGCCAGCCGCTGCCTGCTGCCCCTCACCTCCCACAAGCGCGTGTCCGAGGAGGAGCACGAAATCATCCTCCAGGCCATGACGTGCGGGAACATCGCGGATCGGGACACCATCCAGGA GGCGCTGGAGGCCGACCGCTACAACCACATCACGGCCACCTATTTCCTGCTGGCGGAGAGGATGCTGCGGGAGAAGCAGGAGAAGCAGGGCCACCGCCTCAGCCTCGTCTACAACCTGGCTAAGGAGGTGCAGAGCAG GACCAACTTATCGGACACATTTGGCCCCGTGGGCAGTGCTGGCAGCCTCTCACCCTTCACGGAGGTGCCGGGTGGCCTCACCGCGGGCTCCCGgctgccccccctgcccaccGGAGGGGACATCGGTGGCCGGCAGCCCCCCGGGAGCCTGCTGAAGGTCCCTGCTGTTGACACCACCATCACTAAGagcaccccagccctgcagcagatctgcgaggaggaagaggaggaggaggaggaggaggaggggaggccCAGTGCCATGGAGAGGAAGAGCAGCTCGCTAAACCAGGAGCAGATGCGAGCTTTCCTGCGCAGCCGCCGCCTGCCCGGCCGCGGGGAGGTGTGGGGGCCGGGCGCAGAACTGGGAGGCTGGGGCGGGCGCCCGGGGGCAGCctgggctgggaagggagggactggGGGCCGGGGTCCCCTGGCGATGCGGGGGGACGGAGCCGAGCCCCCTAGGAGGGAGGAGGACACAGAGCCCGGAGAAAGGGGAGCTCTTTCGTCACCCCGGAGCAGCTCTGCGGGGGTCCCGCAGGTGCCGGGGGCAGAGACGACCCCCGCTGCCTTCCCCAACCCCGCGGCCAagtccccagggcagggggcacccgccagcccggcccggcgGTCGGTGGAGAGCTCAGGCCTGGGGGGCACCGAGGGGGCTGCGGAGAGCGTGATCAAGCTGGACCCGGGCAAGAGCAAGGGGGGCAGCCTGCGGGACAGGCTCCTGCAGTTCCCGCTCTGCGAGAAAGCTCTGGCCTTCAAAATCCGGCCGGGCCCCAAGGAGAGCCTCCTCTCGCTGGGGCAGTTCAACTGCTGCCACGTTATTTAA
- the LOC141948920 gene encoding SNF-related serine/threonine-protein kinase-like isoform X1, with translation MAGAPGCGEGKIAGLYDLERTLGKGHFAVVKLARHVFTGQRVAVKVIDKSKLAGEAAGQLLQEVRCMKLVQHPNVVRLYEVIDTHAKLYLILELGDGGDMFDHIMRHEGGLAEARAKHYFAQIVHAISYCHKLHVVHRDLKPENVVFFQEQGVVKLTDFGFSNHFQPGKMLTTSCGSLAYSAPEILLGDEYDAPAVDIWSLGVILYMLVCGHPPFQEANDSETLTMIMDCRYTVPPHISAQCSDLISRMLQRDPKQRASLEQIEGHAWLQGVDPSPASRCLLPLTSHKRVSEEEHEIILQAMTCGNIADRDTIQEALEADRYNHITATYFLLAERMLREKQEKQGHRLSLVYNLAKEVQSRTNLSDTFGPVGSAGSLSPFTEVPGGLTAGSRLPPLPTGGDIGGRQPPGSLLKVPAVDTTITKSTPALQQICEEEEEEEEEEEGRPSAMERKSSSLNQEQMRAFLRSRRLPGRGEVWGPGAELGGWGGRPGAAWAGKGGTGGRGPLAMRGDGAEPPRREEDTEPGERGALSSPRSSSAGVPQVPGAETTPAAFPNPAAKSPGQGAPASPARRSVESSGLGGTEGAAESVIKLDPGKSKGGSLRDRLLQFPLCEKALAFKIRPGPKESLLSLGQFNCCHVI, from the exons ATGGCCGGGGCGCCGGGCTGCGGCGAGGGGAAGATCGCGGGGCTGTACGACCTGGAGCGCACACTGGGCAAGGGCCACTTTGCGGTGGTGAAGCTGGCGCGGCACGTCTTCACCGGGCAGCGGGTGGCCGTCAAGGTGATTGATAAGAGCAAGCtggcgggggaggcggcggggcagCTCCTGCAAGAGGTGCGCTGCATGAAACTGGTCCAGCACCCCAACGTGGTGCGTCTCTACGAGGTCATCGACACCCACGCCAAGCTCTACCTGATCCTGGAGCTGGGCGACGGCGGGGACATGTTCGACCACATCATGCGGCACGAGGGCGGGCTGGCCGAGGCGCGGGCCAAGCACTACTTCGCCCAGATCGTCCACGCCATCTCCTACTGCCACAAGCTCCATGTGGTGCACCGCGACCTCAAACCCGAGAACGTGGTCTTCTTCCAGGAACAGGGGGTGGTCAAGCTCACCGACTTCGGCTTCAGCAACCACTTCCAACCCGGCAAGATGCTCACCACCAGCTGCGGCTCGCTGGCCTACTCGGCGCCCGAGATCCTGCTCGGGGATGAGTATGACGCCCCGGCTGTCG aCATCTGGAGCCTGGGGGTCATCCTCTACATGCTGGTGTGCGGCCACCCCCCCTTCCAGGAGGCCAACGACAGCGAGACCCTCACCATGATCATGGACTGTCGCTACACCGTCCCCCCGCACATCTCGGCACAGTGCTCTGA TCTCATCTCCAGGATGCTGCAGCGGGACCCGAAGCAACGAGCTTCCCTGGAGCAGATCGAGGGCCACGCGTGGCTGCAGGGGGTGGACCCGTCCCCCGCCAGCCGCTGCCTGCTGCCCCTCACCTCCCACAAGCGCGTGTCCGAGGAGGAGCACGAAATCATCCTCCAGGCCATGACGTGCGGGAACATCGCGGATCGGGACACCATCCAGGA GGCGCTGGAGGCCGACCGCTACAACCACATCACGGCCACCTATTTCCTGCTGGCGGAGAGGATGCTGCGGGAGAAGCAGGAGAAGCAGGGCCACCGCCTCAGCCTCGTCTACAACCTGGCTAAGGAGGTGCAGAGCAG GACCAACTTATCGGACACATTTGGCCCCGTGGGCAGTGCTGGCAGCCTCTCACCCTTCACGGAGGTGCCGGGTGGCCTCACCGCGGGCTCCCGgctgccccccctgcccaccGGAGGGGACATCGGTGGCCGGCAGCCCCCCGGGAGCCTGCTGAAGGTCCCTGCTGTTGACACCACCATCACTAAGagcaccccagccctgcagcagatctgcgaggaggaagaggaggaggaggaggaggaggaggggaggccCAGTGCCATGGAGAGGAAGAGCAGCTCGCTAAACCAGGAGCAGATGCGAGCTTTCCTGCGCAGCCGCCGCCTGCCCGGCCGCGGGGAGGTGTGGGGGCCGGGCGCAGAACTGGGAGGCTGGGGCGGGCGCCCGGGGGCAGCctgggctgggaagggagggactggGGGCCGGGGTCCCCTGGCGATGCGGGGGGACGGAGCCGAGCCCCCTAGGAGGGAGGAGGACACAGAGCCCGGAGAAAGGGGAGCTCTTTCGTCACCCCGGAGCAGCTCTGCGGGGGTCCCGCAGGTGCCGGGGGCAGAGACGACCCCCGCTGCCTTCCCCAACCCCGCGGCCAagtccccagggcagggggcacccgccagcccggcccggcgGTCGGTGGAGAGCTCAGGCCTGGGGGGCACCGAGGGGGCTGCGGAGAGCGTGATCAAGCTGGACCCGGGCAAGAGCAAGGGGGGCAGCCTGCGGGACAGGCTCCTGCAGTTCCCGCTCTGCGAGAAAGCTCTGGCCTTCAAAATCCGGCCGGGCCCCAAGGAGAGCCTCCTCTCGCTGGGGCAGTTCAACTGCTGCCACGTTATTTAA
- the AGRP gene encoding agouti-related protein, translating to MLNMLLLCCGLLQGIQAILTADLSCGHLQKVSGGLEGTDRARYSSLLRKVKEVSAEPAGALPRLGFEQMALEVQEANGDLVQRGGALEPQASPTELQAAGREERSPRRCVRLLESCLGHQVPCCDPCATCYCRFFNAFCYCRKISTSFPCGKN from the exons ATGCTGaacatgctgctgctgtgctgtgggctGCTGCAGGGGATCCAGGCCATCCTCACCGCCGACCTCAGCTGCGGCCACCTGCAGAAGGTGAGCGGTGGGCTGGAGGGGACGGACAGAGCCCGCTACTCCAGCCTGCTACGGAAAGTCAAGGAGGTGTCTGCGGAGCCGGCGG GAGCTCTCCCCAGGCTGGGGTTTGAGCAGATGGCCCTGGAGGTCCAAGAAGCCAACGGTGACCTCGTGCAGAGAGGCGGTGCGCTGGAACCTCAG GCATCGCCAACAGAACTGCAAGCTGCGGGCCGCGAAGAGCGCTCCCCCCGCCGCTGTGTCCGTCTCCTGGAGTCCTGCCTCGGGCATCAAGTCCCCTGCTGCGACCCCTGTGCCACCTGCTACTGCCGCTTCTTCAACGCTTTTTGCTACTGCAGAAAAATCAGCACCAGTTTCCCCTGTGGCAAGAACTAG